The DNA segment GAGCGTCAGCAGCGTCATCCCGTACTTCTTGAACGTGTATGCCGGGGCACCGGCAACCCACATCGACCGCAGCGCGATCGGCGGCGAGAGCGTCAGGATATGCGCGTTGGCAGCCTTCTCCAAGTGCGGCAGCGCCGCGCGCGTCACGAGATACGTCGCGCGCGGCCCGATCGCGGTCATCAAATCGAATGCCTTCGCGTCGACCTGCGCCGTCCCGCCCAATCGGATGGCGCTCGCGTTGTTCACCACGATATCGATCCCGCCGAACCGTTCCGCTGCCGCCGCGACCGCGCGCGCGATCTCTTCCTCGGAGCGCACGTCGCACTGAACCGCCAGCGCTTTTCCGCCCGCTGCTTCGATCTCCGCGGCCGCGGTGTGGATCGTGCCGGGGAGCTTCGGATGCGGCTCGACGGTCTTCGCGGCGACGACGACGTTCGCGCCGTCGCGCGCCGCGCGCAAGCCGATCGCCAGGCCGATCCCGCGGCTCGCGCCGGTGATGAAGAGCGTCTTGCCGGCGAGGCTCACGCGCGTGGGCCGCGCTGGAAGAACGCGCTCATCACGGCCCGCGCCTCGTCGGAGGCGAGGCGCTCGCCGAAGGCGGTGCTCTCGCGCGCGATCGCGGCCAGAATCGTCTCGCGGTCCCAGTTCACCAACCGCTTCGTCTCGCGCACCGCTTGGCGCGGCTTGGCGGCGATCGCGCGCGCCGCGCTCGCCGCCGTCTCGTCGAGCAGCGCGTCGTCGACCAGCGTGGTGACGAGCCCGTCGTCGTACGCCTGCTGCGCGCCGATCGTCTCGCCGAGGAAGAGCGCGGCGCCGGCGCGCGCGCGGCCGATCCGGCGCGCGAGCAGCACGCTGCTCCCCGCCTCGGGGACGAGTCCCAGATCGACGAACGGCACCTTGAACGTCGCCCCCGGCGCTGCGTAGACGAGGTCGCAGTGCAGCAGCATCGTCGTCCCGATCCCGATCGCCGCACCGCGCACCGCGGCGATCAGCGGCACGTCGGTCGTCACCAAGGCGTTCAAAAAGCGAAAGACCGGCGCGTCCTCGCCGCGCGGCGGCTGCTCGAGAAAGTCGCGCAGGTCGTTGCCGGCGGTGAACGTCTCGCCGCGCCCGCTCAGGAGCAGCGCGCCGACGTCGTCCCGCCCGGCCGAGACGATCGCCTCCGCGAGCGCCGCGTACATCGCGGTCGTGAGCGCGTTCTTCTTGTCCGGGCGGTCGAGAACGACGTGGCGGACGCCCTC comes from the Candidatus Eremiobacterota bacterium genome and includes:
- a CDS encoding SDR family oxidoreductase, whose protein sequence is MSLAGKTLFITGASRGIGLAIGLRAARDGANVVVAAKTVEPHPKLPGTIHTAAAEIEAAGGKALAVQCDVRSEEEIARAVAAAAERFGGIDIVVNNASAIRLGGTAQVDAKAFDLMTAIGPRATYLVTRAALPHLEKAANAHILTLSPPIALRSMWVAGAPAYTFKKYGMTLLTL
- a CDS encoding enoyl-CoA hydratase/isomerase family protein; its protein translation is MTSLGISVEDREGVRHVVLDRPDKKNALTTAMYAALAEAIVSAGRDDVGALLLSGRGETFTAGNDLRDFLEQPPRGEDAPVFRFLNALVTTDVPLIAAVRGAAIGIGTTMLLHCDLVYAAPGATFKVPFVDLGLVPEAGSSVLLARRIGRARAGAALFLGETIGAQQAYDDGLVTTLVDDALLDETAASAARAIAAKPRQAVRETKRLVNWDRETILAAIARESTAFGERLASDEARAVMSAFFQRGPRA